The Primulina eburnea isolate SZY01 chromosome 13, ASM2296580v1, whole genome shotgun sequence genome includes a region encoding these proteins:
- the LOC140810559 gene encoding ras-related protein Rab7-like: protein MSMRRRTLLKVIVLGDSGVGKTSLMNQYVHKKFSQQYKATIGADFVTKELQIEDRPVTLQIWDTAGQERFQSLGVAFYRGADCCVLVYDVNVMRSFETLDNWYEEFLKQANPANPSTFPFILLGNKIDIDGGNSRVVSEKKVKEWCASKGNIPYFETSAKEDYDVDTAFSSIAKTALAIENDQDKYFHGITEAVSETEQRGGCAC from the exons ATGTCCATGCGTAGGCGCACGTTGCTCAAGGTCATCGTCCTCGGGGACAGCGG GGTAGGCAAAACCTCGTTGATGAACCA ATACGTGCACAAGAAATTCAGTCAGCAGTACAAAGCGACAATTGGGGCTGATTTTGTCACCAAGGAACTTCAGATAGAGGATCGACCCGTCACTCTGCAA ATTTGGGACACTGCTGGCCAGGAGAGATTTCAAAGTCTTGGAGTTGCGTTTTATAGAGGGGCCGATTGTTGTGTCCTTGTGTATGATGTGAACGTGATGCGGTCCTTTGAGACGCTGGACAATTGGTATGAAGAATTTCTTAAGCAG GCTAATCCGGCTAACCCAAGTACTTTTCCATTTATATTACTCGGAAACAAGATTGATATAGATGGTGGTAATAGCAGAGTG GTTTCAGAGAAGAAAGTCAAGGAATGGTGTGCATCAAAAGGTAACATACCTTACTTTGAGACATCCGCTAAGGAGGATTACGATGTCGATACCGCATTCTCGAGTATTGCAAAAACTGCGCTAGCGATTGAGAATGATCAGGACAA ATACTTTCATGGCATAACAGAAGCTGTTTCTGAGACAGAGCAACGTGGTGGTTGTGCCTGCTGA
- the LOC140809910 gene encoding probable ATP synthase 24 kDa subunit, mitochondrial, producing MAFSTRLRFGSIRQVYSGQSFLVRSEYAIPARGVAKGAGSNPPALKGDEMLKGIFLEVKKKFDTAIGILRKEKITIDPDDPAAVADYAKVMKTVREKADLFSESQRIKYTIETRTQGIPDARSYLLALKDIRVKRGLVDELGAEAMMMDALDKVEKELKKPLMRNDKKGMALLAAEFDKINQKLGIRKEELPKYEEQLEQKLAKAQLEELKKDAIEAMETQKKREEFKDEEVPDVKSLDIRNFL from the exons ATGGCTTTCTCCACTCGCCTCCGCTTCGGATCTATTCGCCAG GTGTATAGTGGACAAAGTTTTCTTGTACGATCGGAGTATGCTATTCCAGCTCGTGGCGTTGCGAAAGGAGCTGGCTCGAATCCCCCTGCATTAAAGGGTGATG AAATGTTGAAGGGCATTTTTCTTGAGGTTAAGAAGAAATTCGACACAGCCATAGGGATTCTTCGAAAAGAGAAGATTACTATAGATCCTGATGATCCGGCTGCAGTGGCTGATTATGCCAAGGTTATGAAGACTGTTAGGGAAAA GGCTGATCTTTTCTCTGAGTCACAGAGGATCAAATACACCATTGAAACACGGACACAAGGTATCCCTGATGCTCGATCCTATTTGCTGGCATTGAAGGACATAAGAGTCAA GCGTGGCCTTGTTGATGAACTGGGTGCAGAAGCTATGATGATGGATGCACTGGACAAAGTTGAGAAAGAACTGAAGAAGCCCCTTATGAGAAATGACAAGAAGGGAATGGCCCTCCTTGCAGcagaatttgataagatcaACCAAAA GCTTGGCATCCGTAAAGAAGAGTTACCCAAATATGAGGAACAGTTGGAACAGAAACTTGCTAAAGCTCAGCTGGAAGAACTGAAGAAGGACGCTATTGAGGCCATGGAAACTCAAAAGAAGCG GGAAGAATTCAAGGATGAGGAAGTGCCCGATGTGAAGTCGTTGGACATCCGAAATTTTCTTTAG